The following proteins are co-located in the Meriones unguiculatus strain TT.TT164.6M chromosome 4, Bangor_MerUng_6.1, whole genome shotgun sequence genome:
- the Ccdc124 gene encoding coiled-coil domain-containing protein 124 codes for MPKKFQGENSKSAAARARRAEAKAAADAKKQKELEDAYWKDEDKHVMRKEQRKEEKEKRRLEQLERKKETQRLLEEEDSRLKGGKAPRVAPAKVTRAQIEDSLRREQRQEQRQEPVEKAKSHLELPLEENLNRRLQEEGSVEARTVEDAIAVLSVAEDADRHPERRMRAAFTAFEEVQLPRLKQENPNMRLSQLKQLLKKEWMRSPDNPMNQRVLPFNAPK; via the exons ATGCCCAAGAAGTTCCAGGGCGAGAACAGCAAGTCGGCAGCTGCCCGAGCACGGAGGGCTGAAGCCAAGGCAGCGGCTGATGCCAAGAAACAGAAGGAGCTGGAAGATGCTTACTGGAAGGATGAGGACAAACACGTGATGCGGAAGGAACAGCGCAAG gaggagaaggagaagcgACGCCTGGAGCAGCTGGAGCGCAAGAAGGAGACGCAGCGCctgctggaggaggaggactcaCGACTCAAGGGCGGCAAGGCCCCGCGTGTGGCGCCCGCCAAGGTCACCCGCGCGCAGATTGAGGACTCCCTGCGCCGAGAGCAGCGCCAGGAGCAGCGCCAGGAGCCTG TCGAGAAGGCCAAGAGCCACCTGGAGCTGCCGCTGGAGGAGAACCTGAACCGGCGCCTACAGGAGGAGGGCAGCGTGGAGGCGCGCACTGTAGAAGACGCCATAGCGGTGCTCAG TGTGGCAGAGGACGCAGACCGGCACCCGGAGCGCCGCATGCGTGCGGCCTTCACTGCATTCGAAGAGGTGCAGCTGCCACGGTTGAAGCAGGAGAACCCCAACATGCGGCTGTCGCAGCTGAAGCAGCTGCTGAAGAAGGAGTGGATGCGCTCGCCAGACAACCCCATGAACCAGCGGGTTCTGCCATTCAACGCGCCCAAATGA